One Verrucomicrobiaceae bacterium genomic window carries:
- a CDS encoding IS4 family transposase: MPEELRAEPTHQGPRRKLLGWQLIAGMVAQSLHACGSLQQIIGRYFAVRISSAALSQRRLKISTQAFDACMRHSLVPLACEQRHPACFFAGLRLVGIDGGQWNLLNTVQINAQVPKSRSRRAQAAFAKLSMSTLVESGTHAPLAVSMSLGALNEKSLADPLLAALPARSLLIADRYYGQAPMLKELQKHSQRTQSHFLVRVRQKLSVRVQSVHADGSAEVVVSLRERESPCADSSTTAPSKADEKQTPEANKARGRPRKHPPMRQSELPVREIVGRVRNAAGEWVKVRLWTSLSVQQGSARELLALYAKRWEQEVFYKELKLVLHGGHLLSAQRTETAQQELAALLIASSLVAEERLACAQSSEDEEVRQAGVLRISMSHCLEHTVALLLVLEAAQGLMDEAAQGVLVRRVREQIAQAALPARRRRRPVLKKNVILRLYFLELR, from the coding sequence TTGCCCGAGGAACTGCGGGCAGAGCCAACGCACCAAGGGCCGCGACGCAAACTTCTCGGTTGGCAACTCATCGCCGGCATGGTCGCCCAAAGTCTGCACGCTTGCGGCAGCCTACAGCAGATCATCGGTCGTTATTTTGCTGTGCGCATCAGCTCCGCGGCGCTAAGCCAGCGTCGTTTGAAGATATCCACCCAAGCTTTCGATGCCTGCATGCGCCACTCCCTGGTGCCGCTAGCCTGTGAGCAGCGGCATCCAGCGTGTTTTTTCGCCGGGCTGCGCTTGGTCGGCATCGACGGTGGGCAGTGGAACCTGCTTAACACCGTGCAGATCAACGCCCAAGTGCCCAAAAGCCGCAGTCGTCGTGCGCAGGCAGCCTTTGCCAAGCTCTCCATGAGCACGCTGGTCGAGTCCGGCACCCATGCACCGCTGGCCGTATCGATGTCACTGGGTGCGCTCAATGAGAAATCGCTGGCCGATCCGTTGCTCGCCGCGCTACCAGCTCGCAGCCTGCTCATCGCCGACCGCTATTACGGGCAGGCTCCGATGCTCAAAGAACTGCAAAAACATTCGCAGCGCACGCAGAGTCACTTTTTGGTCCGCGTGCGGCAAAAGCTCTCCGTGCGAGTGCAAAGCGTGCATGCCGATGGCAGTGCGGAGGTGGTGGTGAGTCTGCGCGAGCGTGAGAGCCCATGCGCAGACTCGTCAACAACAGCTCCGTCCAAAGCTGACGAGAAGCAGACACCCGAGGCGAACAAAGCGCGGGGCCGCCCGCGCAAACATCCGCCGATGCGCCAGAGCGAGTTGCCAGTGCGCGAGATCGTGGGGCGAGTGCGCAACGCCGCTGGAGAGTGGGTGAAGGTGCGGCTGTGGACGAGCCTGAGCGTGCAGCAGGGCAGTGCGCGTGAGTTGTTGGCGTTGTATGCGAAGCGCTGGGAACAGGAAGTCTTTTACAAAGAACTCAAGCTCGTGCTTCACGGAGGGCATTTGCTCAGCGCACAACGCACCGAGACAGCACAGCAAGAACTCGCCGCGCTCCTCATCGCCAGCTCACTGGTGGCGGAGGAGCGACTAGCCTGCGCACAGAGCAGTGAGGATGAAGAAGTCCGGCAGGCAGGAGTGCTGCGCATCAGCATGAGCCACTGTTTGGAGCACACCGTAGCGCTGCTACTGGTGCTGGAGGCAGCGCAGGGCCTCATGGACGAGGCGGCACAAGGAGTGCTGGTGCGCCGAGTGCGAGAGCAAATCGCCCAAGCCGCGTTGCCAGCGCGACGAAGACGTAGACCGGTTCTCAAAAAGAATGTCATATTGAGGCTGTACTTTTTAGAATTGCGGTAA
- a CDS encoding IS630 family transposase: MARPCITLNLENATLEEVGVAMDCSPTKKGFRRLQALRWLYEGKSREQVADLSGFSLRQVLRFIQAFNLAGLDGLIPGRSSGRRRILPKEQVSDKILPLIEDPSLAGQSHWTAVKLHGWIKQNLQTQLGYSTTVRYLHEHDYRIKVPRPWPLNQDEDKRQAFCEKLQNWVADPNVDLWFSDESGFEGDPRPRRTWTKIGKVRHSPYLGEHIRYNVFGAVRPKDGRLGALLFNLCDSVTFQVFLDTLAEENPRVEGRRAILVLDNASWHKTKSLNWHHFEPEYLPPRSPDLNAIERLWLRMKADWFNGWIAKTSEQLQDRIIESLRSLFDQPSILQSQCRPKTRL; encoded by the coding sequence GTGGCCCGCCCGTGCATCACACTCAATCTCGAAAACGCGACCTTGGAAGAGGTCGGCGTGGCGATGGATTGCTCACCCACGAAGAAGGGCTTTCGTCGGCTTCAAGCGCTGCGCTGGCTTTATGAAGGCAAGAGCCGCGAGCAAGTCGCTGACCTCTCAGGCTTCAGCCTGCGGCAGGTTTTGCGCTTCATCCAAGCCTTCAATCTCGCCGGCCTTGATGGTCTCATTCCTGGACGCAGCAGCGGGCGTCGCCGCATCCTGCCCAAGGAACAGGTGAGCGATAAAATCCTACCTCTCATCGAAGATCCCTCACTGGCCGGACAAAGCCACTGGACCGCGGTGAAATTGCACGGCTGGATCAAGCAGAACCTGCAAACCCAGCTCGGCTACAGCACCACCGTGCGCTATCTCCACGAGCACGACTACCGCATCAAGGTTCCGCGCCCTTGGCCGCTCAATCAGGATGAGGACAAGCGCCAAGCCTTCTGCGAAAAGCTCCAGAACTGGGTGGCCGATCCGAACGTCGACCTGTGGTTCAGCGACGAAAGCGGCTTTGAAGGCGATCCGCGCCCGCGCCGCACCTGGACCAAGATCGGCAAGGTGCGCCACTCCCCGTATCTCGGTGAGCACATCCGCTACAATGTGTTTGGTGCCGTGCGGCCCAAAGATGGAAGGCTCGGCGCACTGCTCTTCAACCTATGCGACAGCGTCACTTTTCAGGTGTTCCTCGACACTCTGGCCGAAGAGAATCCGCGCGTAGAAGGACGCCGCGCTATCCTGGTGCTCGACAACGCCTCATGGCACAAGACCAAGAGCCTCAACTGGCATCACTTCGAGCCGGAGTATCTGCCGCCACGCTCGCCAGACCTCAACGCTATTGAGCGGTTGTGGCTGCGCATGAAAGCCGACTGGTTCAACGGCTGGATCGCCAAGACTTCCGAGCAACTTCAGGACCGTATCATCGAGTCCCTACGCTCTTTGTTCGACCAGCCCTCCATCCTTCAGTCCCAGTGCCGCCCAAAGACGCGTTTATGA
- the rpmF gene encoding 50S ribosomal protein L32, with amino-acid sequence MANPKRRQSKSRQRMRQGASRWKAPTLKSCPECGSSVPGHVACPSCGYYRGRQVISKVADAE; translated from the coding sequence ATGGCCAATCCGAAGCGCAGACAGTCCAAAAGCCGCCAACGCATGCGTCAAGGCGCGAGCCGCTGGAAAGCTCCCACTCTGAAATCCTGCCCCGAGTGCGGCAGCTCCGTCCCCGGCCATGTAGCCTGCCCTTCCTGCGGTTACTACCGTGGTCGTCAGGTCATCAGCAAAGTCGCTGACGCAGAGTAA
- a CDS encoding alkaline phosphatase family protein, with the protein MKPALFSLLLLLTASAAAHGPGRNNDFAGKRVLFFGIDGCRTDALTAAIERGLAPQMKMLSESPGGLLTRQFYAGGEIGTPTHQPTVSGPGWTSLLTGVWIDQHAVRDNRFLGGRFSTYTHFMRRIKEEHPTAWCASFADWPPIHTHIADFSRVGEREFLDEKFTATPDASRHFIDNPEKDIEVRDAALQSLRTRDADTMFVYFGQVDEFGHGATDPRASFSPDSTLYLNAISHVDSHIGELIRALHARPKFTEEDWLILITTDHGGRGHSHGGDSDVERNIWLIAHGSSLPRDALLHAPVPQTALVPLIYQHLGIRPKPEWTPPPAPPPAPPSPPADRAK; encoded by the coding sequence ATGAAGCCCGCCCTTTTCTCACTCCTGCTCCTCCTCACAGCCTCTGCCGCAGCCCATGGCCCCGGAAGAAACAACGACTTCGCCGGCAAACGCGTGCTATTCTTCGGCATCGACGGATGCCGCACCGATGCACTCACAGCGGCTATCGAGCGTGGATTGGCACCACAGATGAAAATGCTCTCCGAGAGCCCCGGCGGCCTGCTGACCCGTCAATTTTACGCCGGAGGCGAAATCGGCACCCCCACACACCAGCCCACCGTCAGCGGCCCCGGCTGGACGAGCCTACTCACCGGCGTGTGGATCGATCAGCACGCCGTACGGGACAATCGCTTCCTCGGAGGTCGATTCTCGACCTACACGCACTTCATGCGCCGCATCAAAGAAGAGCACCCCACCGCCTGGTGCGCCTCCTTCGCCGACTGGCCACCCATCCACACCCACATCGCGGATTTTTCACGCGTAGGAGAGCGAGAGTTCCTCGATGAAAAATTCACCGCCACACCAGATGCCTCACGCCATTTCATCGACAACCCAGAAAAAGACATCGAAGTCCGTGATGCCGCACTCCAATCCCTGCGCACGCGTGATGCAGACACCATGTTTGTCTATTTCGGCCAGGTCGATGAATTCGGCCATGGAGCCACAGATCCACGAGCCAGCTTCTCCCCAGACAGCACCCTCTATCTGAATGCCATCAGCCATGTGGACTCCCATATCGGCGAGCTCATACGAGCCCTACATGCTCGGCCCAAATTTACCGAGGAAGACTGGCTCATACTCATCACCACCGATCACGGAGGACGCGGTCACAGCCACGGCGGCGACAGTGATGTCGAGAGAAACATCTGGCTCATCGCCCACGGCAGCAGCCTGCCACGGGATGCACTCCTCCACGCCCCCGTGCCACAGACCGCCCTCGTACCGCTCATCTACCAGCACCTCGGCATCCGCCCCAAACCCGAGTGGACACCACCACCAGCACCGCCACCAGCACCACCATCCCCGCCAGCAGACAGGGCTAAGTAG
- a CDS encoding lysophospholipid acyltransferase family protein: protein MVIDLSKHLQSPLQRRIYRAIGPTVEKTLGVSDFEEVYQNSARLYREHPEHPRVFAWFDSVMKVIGVDTQVDLPTDFTFPKEGPLIIIANHPFGIVDPVALARWASQFRPELKVMTNSLLLAMKELEPHIIPVNPFGGEDAAKTNLAPMKEAIRLLRAGGTLIIFPAGEVAAYRLGRGIEEPAWSRHVGSLVRRTQATVLPVYFPGTNSALFHAAGLLHSRLRTTLLLREFRRRVGRSIHMRVGHPIPFSRLKKFEDDDSLTSYLRIHTFVLHQRGKGTIQLPEEGQESPPAVPQQSDSSPEKMVAEIDLIRARGGKLVGQGSLSVYQAHSHEIPCLLQEIGRLREITFREVGEGTGENIDLDKYDRYYEHLVLWDEEKEQIAGAYRLGRADMILSEYGPKGLYTSTLFRFEKPFLAHLGNAVEMGRSFIVKAYQRNLASLPLLWKGIAHWIARYPQYTKLFGPVSISRDYNSLSRKMIVAFLQDNKLHPQLSSFVKPRNPFRFMRGRRLMREFISANLQNVDDCSALVSSVETDGKGIPVLLKHYLKLNATILSFNVDKDFSDCLDGLIMVDFTEMDPRFLSKYMGEENSKAYLQRHGITEKSE from the coding sequence ATGGTCATCGACCTCAGCAAACATCTCCAATCTCCGCTCCAGCGCCGCATTTACCGCGCTATCGGCCCCACTGTGGAAAAAACCCTCGGAGTCAGTGACTTTGAGGAGGTTTACCAAAACTCCGCCCGCCTCTATCGCGAGCATCCCGAGCATCCGCGTGTTTTTGCCTGGTTCGACTCCGTCATGAAGGTCATCGGAGTGGATACCCAGGTCGATCTGCCCACCGATTTCACCTTCCCAAAAGAAGGGCCGCTTATCATCATCGCCAATCACCCCTTTGGCATCGTCGATCCCGTGGCGCTGGCACGCTGGGCCTCGCAGTTCCGCCCCGAGCTGAAGGTGATGACCAATTCCCTGCTCCTCGCCATGAAGGAGCTAGAGCCACACATCATCCCCGTGAATCCCTTTGGCGGTGAAGATGCTGCCAAGACCAATCTCGCTCCGATGAAGGAGGCCATCCGCCTCCTGCGAGCTGGCGGCACTCTCATCATCTTCCCAGCGGGTGAAGTCGCTGCCTACCGCCTCGGGCGTGGCATCGAAGAGCCTGCTTGGAGTCGCCACGTCGGCTCCCTGGTGCGGCGCACCCAGGCCACCGTGCTCCCTGTCTATTTCCCTGGCACGAACAGTGCGCTCTTTCATGCGGCAGGGCTGCTGCACAGCCGCCTACGCACCACGCTGCTCCTGCGGGAGTTCCGCCGCCGCGTCGGTCGGTCCATCCACATGCGTGTGGGGCACCCCATCCCCTTTTCACGCCTCAAAAAATTCGAGGACGACGACTCCCTCACCAGCTACCTGCGCATCCACACCTTTGTCCTGCATCAGCGTGGCAAAGGCACCATCCAACTGCCAGAAGAAGGCCAGGAGTCCCCACCCGCCGTCCCTCAGCAAAGTGACTCCTCCCCGGAGAAAATGGTCGCCGAGATCGACCTCATCCGCGCTCGTGGTGGCAAGCTCGTGGGCCAAGGCAGCCTCTCCGTCTATCAAGCCCACTCGCATGAAATCCCCTGCCTTCTCCAGGAGATCGGCCGCCTGCGAGAGATCACCTTCCGCGAGGTCGGCGAGGGCACTGGCGAAAACATCGACCTCGATAAATACGACCGCTACTACGAGCACCTCGTGCTCTGGGATGAAGAAAAAGAGCAAATCGCTGGCGCTTACCGCCTCGGTCGTGCCGACATGATCCTCAGCGAGTATGGACCGAAGGGGCTCTACACCAGCACCCTCTTCCGCTTTGAAAAACCCTTCCTCGCACACCTCGGGAATGCCGTGGAAATGGGGCGCAGCTTCATCGTCAAAGCCTACCAGCGCAATCTCGCCTCCCTGCCCCTCCTCTGGAAAGGCATCGCCCACTGGATCGCCCGCTACCCGCAGTACACGAAGCTCTTCGGCCCCGTGAGCATCAGCCGCGACTACAACAGCCTCTCGCGGAAAATGATCGTCGCCTTCCTCCAAGACAATAAGCTACACCCACAGCTCTCCAGCTTCGTGAAGCCGCGCAATCCCTTCCGCTTCATGCGCGGTCGCCGCCTCATGCGCGAGTTCATCAGCGCGAATCTCCAAAACGTCGATGACTGCTCCGCCCTCGTCTCCAGCGTCGAGACCGATGGCAAAGGCATCCCCGTCCTGCTGAAGCACTACCTGAAGCTCAACGCCACCATCCTCAGCTTCAACGTGGACAAAGACTTCTCCGACTGCCTTGATGGACTCATCATGGTCGATTTCACCGAGATGGACCCGCGCTTCCTCTCCAAATATATGGGCGAGGAAAACAGTAAGGCCTACCTCCAGCGCCACGGCATCACCGAGAAGTCTGAATAA
- a CDS encoding methyltransferase, whose product MPRAIDSLIHALDLNPEIGAEGRILFLRAEMHPALEHFRTRLTCQQTWKPRVAQLEAADFRVEREESGSYPLVLVLPDPQRDLAAADLARGYDRLAEGGILLVAQHNDSGAKKTEQHLREAAGEVQSLSKHHCRMFWATKSAESPWNEAVLQSWRERGAMRRVMDGKWWSKPGLFSWDRVDEGSALLVEHLPTNLSGHAADLGCGWGFLSAHLLRQCPEILSIDLYDADADAFEPIRRNLGVIPTRVKTRPLWRDVTAGIESRRYDVVVTNPPFHDGKTTDPTIGLRFLGAAAAGLKPEGHLWLVANRQLPYERALGELFAETRLVEERNGFKVLHAHGPKVAAHVERRGKSEKKRR is encoded by the coding sequence ATGCCCCGCGCGATTGATTCCCTGATCCATGCTCTCGATTTGAACCCCGAAATCGGTGCGGAGGGGCGTATCCTCTTCTTGCGGGCGGAGATGCATCCGGCGCTGGAGCATTTCCGCACGCGTTTGACCTGCCAGCAGACGTGGAAGCCGCGTGTGGCGCAGCTGGAGGCGGCGGATTTCCGCGTGGAGCGTGAGGAGAGTGGCTCTTACCCACTGGTGCTGGTGCTGCCGGACCCGCAGCGTGATCTGGCTGCGGCAGACCTGGCTCGGGGATATGATCGGCTGGCGGAGGGGGGCATCCTGCTGGTGGCGCAGCACAATGATTCGGGTGCCAAAAAGACCGAGCAGCATCTGCGTGAGGCGGCGGGGGAGGTGCAGTCGCTTTCCAAGCACCATTGCCGGATGTTTTGGGCGACAAAGAGTGCGGAGAGTCCGTGGAATGAGGCGGTGCTGCAGTCCTGGCGTGAGCGTGGGGCGATGCGGCGTGTGATGGATGGGAAATGGTGGTCGAAGCCGGGTTTATTCAGTTGGGATCGTGTGGATGAGGGCTCTGCGCTGCTCGTGGAGCATTTGCCGACGAATTTGAGTGGCCATGCGGCGGATTTGGGCTGCGGCTGGGGCTTTCTCAGTGCGCATCTGCTGCGGCAGTGCCCAGAGATTTTGTCGATCGATCTATATGATGCGGATGCGGATGCTTTTGAGCCGATCCGGCGGAATCTGGGCGTGATCCCGACGCGGGTGAAGACGCGGCCGCTGTGGCGTGATGTGACGGCGGGGATCGAGTCACGGCGCTATGATGTGGTGGTGACGAATCCACCTTTTCATGATGGGAAGACGACGGACCCGACGATCGGTCTGCGCTTTCTGGGTGCGGCGGCGGCGGGGCTGAAGCCGGAGGGGCATCTGTGGCTGGTGGCGAATCGCCAATTGCCGTATGAGCGTGCGCTGGGTGAGCTTTTTGCGGAGACGCGGCTGGTGGAGGAGCGGAACGGCTTCAAAGTGCTGCATGCCCATGGCCCGAAGGTGGCTGCGCATGTGGAGCGACGCGGGAAAAGCGAGAAAAAGCGGCGCTGA
- a CDS encoding SOS response-associated peptidase produces MCGRLNQFAKLPALSLAGRALRIERRKKEREDKKAAAQVLHNICPTDYADVMMQENGELGMERMRFGLIPAWAKGSKAEVAKKFLHTFNARCESVFELASYRRPIMQQRCLIPVRGWHEWPASRTPYFIHHTDDAPLLLAGIWDVWESRDPADEPSGPLVTSMSVITTPPGRYMGKFHDRSPLILEGESALTWLQPDLRANDLRALFKPYESEHLEAYRVSTLANQARNKTEAVCAPISPAVPQAGYAPVAPENEEIPLLESIR; encoded by the coding sequence ATGTGTGGTCGATTGAATCAGTTCGCGAAGCTCCCTGCCCTCTCCCTCGCGGGACGTGCTCTGCGCATCGAGCGGCGAAAGAAAGAACGTGAGGACAAAAAAGCTGCCGCCCAGGTCCTCCACAACATCTGTCCCACCGATTACGCGGATGTGATGATGCAGGAAAACGGCGAGCTCGGCATGGAGCGCATGCGCTTTGGGCTCATCCCCGCCTGGGCAAAAGGTAGCAAGGCAGAGGTGGCCAAGAAATTCCTCCACACCTTCAATGCACGCTGTGAATCCGTCTTTGAGCTCGCTTCCTACCGCAGGCCGATCATGCAGCAGCGCTGCCTCATCCCTGTGCGCGGCTGGCATGAGTGGCCAGCGAGCCGCACGCCATACTTCATCCACCACACGGACGATGCGCCGCTGCTCCTCGCAGGCATCTGGGACGTGTGGGAGAGCCGTGATCCGGCAGACGAGCCCAGCGGCCCCCTCGTCACCTCCATGAGCGTGATCACCACCCCACCAGGCCGCTACATGGGCAAATTCCACGACCGCAGCCCACTCATCCTCGAAGGCGAAAGCGCCCTCACCTGGCTCCAGCCGGATCTACGGGCCAATGACCTCCGCGCCCTCTTCAAACCCTACGAAAGTGAGCACCTGGAGGCCTACCGTGTCTCCACACTGGCCAATCAGGCCCGGAACAAAACGGAAGCCGTCTGCGCCCCCATCTCCCCAGCAGTGCCACAG